Sequence from the Methanobrevibacter thaueri genome:
TCTTTCAAATATCTTGAAATTGTCTTTCCGATTTCCAACGCCTTGGCTTCATCATTTTCAAAATCGCCAAAGGTGATTTTCAGCTTGCCGTCAAAAACCGCCTCCTCAACATCCTCAAAGGTGTAAAAGCAAAAGCCGTCGGCCTTGAACTTATTGTTTGTTAAATGGACTTCAAGCTCAAAGGCGTCACTCACACCCTCCTCAATGTCAAAGCCGCAGTTGTGGATGGCGACTATGCCCTCCTTGGATAACTTTCTGAAGGCATTCTCCAATTTTGAGAAGTTCTCATTTGAAAAGTCATTCAGGGAAATATCATAACCGGAAAAGTCTATTTCCTCCTCAATGAACTGATCATCCAATATTTCCATGATTTCATCAAGTGAAAAGAATCCGGATTTAGTCAGAAGCTCTATCAAGTACTCTATTTCATCAACTAAATCCTCATCCATGATCTCACCTGTCATCATCACCGAATATTAAAAGCCTTGTGACGTTTCCCCTTTCGGTATATCCTGCCATAACACGGGCTTCACCGATTTTTGCAAGAGCGAAATCATCATGTGGCTTGAATCCGTATCCCTTAAGCTTTGTGTAGGATTCGAAAGCTATTTTTGGGTAGATGTTGAAGTTCTTTTGGAAAGTGTAGAATGTGTCCCTGAATTTCCTTGGGGAATCTACTTCCTCAATCAAGTCGGACTTGATGAGAACGAAAATGTCCAGATCATCTTCGGAAACGCCGTAATAAGCATCCATCTTTAAAATGCCTGTGGCAGTCATGGCCAAAGTGTGGCAGTCATTGAAATCTGCGTTGAGCATAGGGGTGGTGAATGCCTCAATGTCGAATTCCTCACCGATTGCCTTGATTTCCTTTGCTGATTGAATAAAGTCCGCACCGAAGATGTCCTCATTGTCCCATGCCCATGACCATTGCTTTGAGTCCTGCATGTAGAATCCTAAAATCTGAACGGGAAACTCGATGTCACCAAAGGTCAGCAATCCTTTTTCAATGTCCAATTCGCCTTCTGTTTCCCCAATTAATTCTGATAAGTTTTCCTGCTTGTCAAGTGCCAATGCACCATATTTTGATAATAATACCTTAAATGAATCGCCTTGTTCAATTTCAACTGGTTTTTCTATTACTTTCAATTATAACACCTAAAATTCTAATTTTGAAATTCTATCCATTGCCTCTTTAGTATTTTCCAAGGTATTGAATGCTGTGAGTCTTAAGTATCCTTCACCGCTTGGGCCGAATCCTGAACCTGGAGTTCCGATGACGTTTGCCTCATTCAACAACACGTCAAAGAAGTCCCATGAGTCCATGTCGTTTGGAGTTTTAACCCAAATGTAAGGGGAGCTGACTCCTCCATAAACCTCAAGGCCGATGTCTGTTAGGCTTTCACGGATGATTTTTGCGTTTGCCATGTAGTAATCCACGACTTCAAGAATTTGTTTGCGGCCTTCTGGAGAGTAGGTTGCTTCTGCAGCTCTTTGTACCGGGTAGGATGCGCCGTTGAATTTTGTGGTTTGTCTTCTGTTCCATAACGGGTTGATTTCCACTTCGTTGCCTTCGGAATCGTATCCTTTCAATTCCTTAGGAACTACTGTGTATGCGCAACGGGTTCCTGTAAATCCTGCGGTTTTGGAAAAGCTTCTGAATTCGATTGCAACTTCTTTTGCCCCTTCAATTTCATAAATGCTGTGTGGAACATCATCTTCATTGATGAATACTTCATAAGCGGCATCGAATAAAATGATAGCCTTGTTTTCACGTGCATATTCAACGAATACCTTTAACTGATCTTTTGTTAAAGTGGTACCTGTTGGGTTATTTGGATAACATAAGTAAATGATGTCTACAGGTTCGGATGGAAGT
This genomic interval carries:
- a CDS encoding DUF6891 domain-containing protein; the encoded protein is MDEDLVDEIEYLIELLTKSGFFSLDEIMEILDDQFIEEEIDFSGYDISLNDFSNENFSKLENAFRKLSKEGIVAIHNCGFDIEEGVSDAFELEVHLTNNKFKADGFCFYTFEDVEEAVFDGKLKITFGDFENDEAKALEIGKTISRYLKEENFTIDWDESVNNQIEINPFIWDKSYDGDKEYEIEGAYEVFTANQVL
- a CDS encoding DUF6882 domain-containing protein, coding for MKVIEKPVEIEQGDSFKVLLSKYGALALDKQENLSELIGETEGELDIEKGLLTFGDIEFPVQILGFYMQDSKQWSWAWDNEDIFGADFIQSAKEIKAIGEEFDIEAFTTPMLNADFNDCHTLAMTATGILKMDAYYGVSEDDLDIFVLIKSDLIEEVDSPRKFRDTFYTFQKNFNIYPKIAFESYTKLKGYGFKPHDDFALAKIGEARVMAGYTERGNVTRLLIFGDDDR
- a CDS encoding LL-diaminopimelate aminotransferase; its protein translation is MVVKINENYLKLKSSYLFVEVARREAEFTKANPDADVIKMGIGDVTKPLVPAVIDAFRKAVDEMADGETFMGYGPEQGYDFLAEAIIKNDYNKYGVDLDTSEVFISDGAKCDTGNIQEIFGIDNKIAVTDPVYTVYVDTNVMAGRTGEMGDDGMYEGLTYLKCNAENGFIPELPSEPVDIIYLCYPNNPTGTTLTKDQLKVFVEYARENKAIILFDAAYEVFINEDDVPHSIYEIEGAKEVAIEFRSFSKTAGFTGTRCAYTVVPKELKGYDSEGNEVEINPLWNRRQTTKFNGASYPVQRAAEATYSPEGRKQILEVVDYYMANAKIIRESLTDIGLEVYGGVSSPYIWVKTPNDMDSWDFFDVLLNEANVIGTPGSGFGPSGEGYLRLTAFNTLENTKEAMDRISKLEF